The DNA region TGATGTCGCACTTAAAACAGTATGGTTTGGAGGCGCTACACTCTTCAATTTATCCAGCACAATTGCACCTCGCCCATCGTTGTATAGTAAAGGTGTACTGACAGGATTACCAACAGGATCGCAAAGTAAGACAGTAGAAGAGGTACCGTCAATAGCGATCGCCTGAATTTCTTGCCGCACATTCCTGGGAATGTGTTCCAGTAGACTAAACAAAGCTACTTGCCAGTCTCTTGCTAAGTTTGAGTCAGAAGACATTGCAAAGGGATATCGCGCCTGGTGTTGGATACTCCCTTGTTGATCAATCACTACAGCCCGCGCACCAGAAGTACCAAAGTCTATACCTAAGTACAATCCCATATTTTTATAAATTTTTCTAATCACTAATGACTAAGAACGGGGTGTAGGGGAAGATGTTGTATTTCCACACCCCACACGGTACAAGCCCCCGACTTGAGTCGTGGAGAGAAATATTTGTTTTGAGAAGCATAACCCGAAAAAACAAAGCGTCCTCGTATCAAGTCCCGAACTTAAGTTATGGGGTTCCTCTACACCCTCACCCCCTTACCCCCTTTGCACCCCTTTTCGTTGACTATTGACCAATTTGTTTCAACTTGTAACAACATATTCCCCTATCCAGACAAAACAGGGAAAAGTAGTAAATAAACCGATTAATTAGGAGGCTTTAAACTATGTCTATCTCTGATACTCAAGTCTACATTGCTTTGGTCGTGGCAATAATTCCAGGCTTTTTGGCTTGGCGGCTAGCAACAGAACTTTATAAATAGGTACTGGGTACTGATGATTGGGGATTAGGGATTGGTGATTGGGAGAGATTTTATTTACATTTCCCGTGTCTCCTTGTCGACGGACACTTTCCTCAACGGAGCGGAGCCGGAGACTCCGAAAGCTCCGGGGAACCTCCGCACGGAAGTTTCCTCCCCGCGTCCCCTTGTCCTCTTCCTAGCCCCTAGCCCTCTTGAAGCTGGCACTCAGGAGTATAATTGCTTAGTACTTTTGGTTAAATACCGTCAAGCACTTGCAAATATCGCTTTTGTGTGCCAGGTTTATTTTTAAATTGCTATACACCTGGAGCAAATTGGGAAAAATAAAGTAATATTACAGCTAAACAAAATCGTAAACAGCACAGAAGTATTGTTTACTGAGCATCAATTACATCAGGGAGAATATATTAGTACCTATGAATGCACTTCAACCATCTGGAACTCCGCTACAGCCAATACCAAAACGCCGAGCGGCTCCTCGTCCAAAACGGCAATTACGACAACGTTCCTACCAAGTTTTGGCACTGGAAACAACAGCCAAAATTGGAGTTAACGTTTTAGTCTCAGCAGTAGCAATATCTGCTCTAGTCAAACTTTTACCATTTCATCAATCACAGCAAGAAAAGTTGCGAGAAATCCGCACTGAAGTCAAGCTCATGGAAGAGCGAGTAAGTAAATTGCAAGTAGAATTTAGCCGTAATTTCGATCCAAGCCAAGCTAAAACTATTATGCAAGAGCAATCACATCGATTAGCTCCCAATCAACGTCCAATTGTCCTTATGAAACAGGAAACTGCTGAAATTAAACAAGCAGAGTCATCAAATTAAGTAAGCTAGTATTTTAGATTTGGGATTGGAGTTAATTTAGATTTACTGGCTGAGAGCTATTTATAAATTACTTAGTTATCAAAAAAGCTGGCAGCTAATAGTAAATTGTGATAGATGATTTGTTTATAGCTATTTGTTTGCTAAAATTTCATCCAAACTAACGCAATTATCCATAGCCAAATCAAAAACTTCTAGAAATTTCTGGAAAAGCTAAACTTGATTCTAGACTCAAGCATTGGCAGCAAGCTTATTTTTGATTCTCTAACTCAAAATATAGTTGCTTAAATAGCTAACAAAGTATAAAAAATGGTGGCGACAAAGAATTCAGTAGATGTTAATCATCCCATCGTCACAAAATACAGGTGTGTCAAATCTACCTATTTAAAATGTGAAATAGAAGTAAGTTCTTTTAACCAACTTTCTACTTGCAAACGCAAGCGCCAACCAGGATCGTTCCTTGTGGTGCAAGATAAAGGTAGTAAATTCAGAGCACGACGATAATCAGTGATCGCACAATTCCAGTCACCCCACAAATGATAAGTTCTACCACGCTCGGCAAAAATATGTCCTTCTAATTGCTCAAAAAGCAATGCCATCTCAAAATTATCAACAGCTTTCTCAAATTTACCCAAATCGCGCCAGGTAATACCCTGATTCAGCCAAGCTCTAACATAACTAGGGTTCAAATCTAACGCTCGCTCATAGTCGGCGATCGCTGCAATTAATTCTCCACGCGCCGCATAGTAGTTTGCTCTATTGTTATAAGCACTAACTAATTTAGGATTCAGTTGTAGAGCCTTATTATAATCACAGAAAGCTTTTTGCCTTTGTCCGCATTGAAAGTAAATTAATCCCCGATTGTTGTAATCAATGGCATTGTGCGGATGACGATTAATCAGTTGACTCAACAGTGCGATCGCTTCAGTGTAGTCTCCTTGTTGAGCCGAAGTTAAAGCACAAAAGCGTAAGTAACTGTCATCAAAAGCAGAATTATCGTTGCTATTAGCCTCTGTTTCATACTTACTGGTATTATTAATAACATTTATATAGGGGTAATTTCGCTGTTTACTAGATTTTAAAAATGATTGACTATTCATATCGTCCTGCCTGAGATATTTACTTTTTAAACTCAATCTATAAATTTTTCGTGCTTTTATTGCTGCTCCTGTGTTACTCGTTAAGGTGTTTATGAGTACTTGGAAGCATTCTATCTGAATCTCATTATGTGCAACAGATGTATGCAACAGATATGAGTATTCGTCATATCCAATAGATCCTTAAACTTAAGAATGAATACTTCATCCCTAAGTTGAATTCCAGAAACGACAAATATCAATCGAACAGAATAGTCAATTCGTAGGAGCAACAACTTGGTAAAATGCCAACAAGCGGCTCAGAGATTTTTTAGTTGAAATTATAATTTTGAAAAATTTTCTTATGGCAACAGCAATTACTTATCCGAATGCACCTGATTTAACAACCGATGATTATATTGTCATCGGTCTAGCAACCTGCTTCATCAAAGAAGACGGAGAAGTTCATCAAGTTGAAGTTATAGAACCAATTCCCTCGGCGGCGTTGGAAGCAATTATTAAAGGTATTCCCACTTCCTATCGGTTTGCTTGTGGAACAACTTTAGGAAGCGTACTTGATGGCGAGACACTCAAAACACCTGCTAACTTCCCACAACAAGCCCAATTCTGTGATGAATTTGCCCTACGGGCGATCGCTGCGGCACGAACTTACAAACGTAGTGCTACTGCAAAATCTCTGATCCCTCTAGACAGCACCTATACTAATTTGAATTATTCTACAGAACGAAAACGGGTTCTAAACGCTACACGTGTAGTATCTAAAGAAGATAACGTCAAACAGCACTCTCACACCCATAAAGTTTTATAAATTGGTGATAGTAGTTAGTTGTTATTGGTTAGTAGGTAATGTTTAACTTTTGGGTAAAGAGGCATTTACTGGTAGACTTGTATACAACTACTAACTGACAATTAAACTATCAAAACTCAACAAAAAATCTTATGTTGAAACTTTACGGCGGCGCTCGCAGTCGGGCATCAGTTGTTCAATGGTATCTAGAAGAATTGGGAATTCCCTACGAATTTGTCATGCTAGATATGCAGGCTGGAGAACACCGTAAACCAGAGTATCTAGTAGTCAACCCGATGGGAAAAGTCCCGGCAATTGTTGATGGTGATTTTCAGATTTGGGAATCTGGGGCAATTTTACTTTATCTCGATGAGAAATATGGCAAAGATAAGCATTCTTTAGAAGAACGCGCCAAAATAGCTCAGTGGGTGTTGTTTGCCAATTCTACCCTAAGCACAGGCGTGTTTATGGAAGCCACCCGCGAGCAGGAATTACCCCGCTTGATGACTCCCCTAAATGAAATTCTCCAACGCCAACAATTTTTATTGGGTGGTACATTCACTGTCGCTGATGTGGCAGTAGGATCTGTCTTAGCTTATATTACGATGCTGCTTAAACTAAATCTGAGTACCTATCCAGCTTTATTTACCTACTGTAAGCGATTATCTGAGCGTCCAGCGTTTCAAAAAAGCATTGGTGCTCGTAATTAAAGATAGTAGATAGTATAGAGAGCCAGAGGCTCTAGTTCTTGTTACCAGGTTCAACCTGGTAACGAGAGTTTGTGGACTGATGCCTCCAGACTAATAGCCAATGTACTGACGCGAAATTTAGCCATTAGCCATTAACCACTAAATACTGTACGGGCGGTTTAGAAGAGAAATTATCGGTTAAAACCGATAAATCATCAATGAAACCTGCACGGCAGTCGCACTCGACGCGCTTAACCCGACGCCAGGTGCTACAACGCGCTTAACCCGCAAGGGCGCACTGGCTCCGCAACGCGCTGCCTCTCCTACTAACCACTAACCCAAATTTAACGATAATTTGTAAATTGCAAGGCAACTGGATAATCTTCTTGCTTTAAGCGTTGGATGACAGATTGCAAATCATCTTTATTTTTAGCGCTCACACGCACTGCATCGCCTTGAATTGAAGCTTGTACTTTTTTGAATTCGTCACGAATTAACTTGGAAATTTGTTTAGCAATCTCTTGACTGATACCTTTTTTAAGGTTAATTTCTTGGCGAACGCGGTTACCACTGGCTGATTCCACTTTGCCAAAATCAAAGATTTTTTGAGAAAGGTTACGTTTAGCAGCTTTTTCCCTCAAAATGTTGTGTACAGACTCTAATGTGAACTCGCTATCGGTGTTGACTATAATATTTTCTTCACCTAACTCTATTGTTGTTTGAGTATCTTTGAGATCATAACGGCTTTTAATGTCTCGTGCAGTTTGATCAACAGCATTAACCAATTCTTGTCTGTCAAAGTCGCTAACAATGTCAAAGGAATAGGTAGAAGCCATAGTAAAGAGTTAGTAATTGGTTGTTGGTATGGGTGATTTAACTCAATCTTCAGCATTTTTAACCAAAGATATTTTAGCTAAACCCGTTCGTATAGTAGTTGGTAGTAACCATCAACTAATTAGTAGCCTTGATAATACTTAAGACAAAAAGAGTAGCAATTCCAAAAGAACCAACGCCGAACATAGCAGAGCGCAAAATAGGTTGATTTAATATATAAAAAATTGAGTATAGTAAACGTGCTAAGACAAACGCTAAAGCTGCTCCTACAGCTAGTAGAGAATTGACTCCGGTTGCATATGCTGATAATGCTGCTGCGGCAAATAGCATAAACGCTTCAAAGGAGTTTTGGTGCGCCCAAGTTGCCCGTTGGGCATAGGGTGGTAGCTTATCAAACATGGTACGGGGAGCGGCTATGTCATACCCAATCATGACACGAGCATAAACCACGACCAGAAATGGCAAATAGATTAATACAGCTGCTGCGGCAATTGAGTACAAAAAAATCGCTGAAATGGGAATTTGTAATAGGTACATTAACATGAAAAAGATTAAAAATCTTAGGCTTTTGATGTTTTGACGTAGCCGCAAAGCAGCTTAATACTAACGCTTGTGATCGCAAAAACTCAAGGACACTTGCAAGGCAGTTTTCCTTTCTTACAATGTGTCCGTAGTTATTTATCCATAAGTTATTGCTAAAAAATCATTAGTCTCCATATTGACTACATCTACCTCCATCATGAAAGAAGATGTGACAACTTGTAACGAGAGTGAGGTACAAAATCCAAGACTTAAAGTCGTAAATGAAGCCTGTGTTTTACTTCTGACTTTTAACTCCTGTAGACGTCCAGAGGGCGTCTTCCCGTAGGATATTCTGCTATATGTATCACTGACGTCTGGCTAATGATTAATCAAAGTAGAATAGCGTCACCACTTTTCTTTGTTCTTCTGCATCCTTACAAGTTTGCAAAAGAGTACGACTGTCATGAAACGCAAAGCAGATCAGTTGCTGGCAACGGGAGATAATCTCCTTATTACACAAGTAACTCGCTTCGGCTAAAGACAGATGATCGTTAGCAGGATTTTCCACCAGATGCATAACTTGTTCGAGTTGCTGGCGGGATTCGTTGGGCTGCCTTTCCAAGCTTTGGGGCAGAATCACCGTTAATAAATTGGCATCAGCCCGCATTGCTCCCTTAATGGCAGCTGAATTAGTACCCGTAGCGCCAGATGTGATGATGCGATTGCCAGATAAAACAAGGGCATAGGACATCATCTCAATAAGATTTTGATGTGTAATTGGTACGTGACGAGAACCCAACAAGGCGATCCTTTTAGAACCTGTTTGTTGGATTGTCGCCAGTTCCTGCACTAATGTATCGACGTTGATAAGGTCTATTGACTGACTCAAAGACGGACGGAATCAGATTAAACAACCTAGTTATTTTAACAGAACCAGAGCAAACGCAAAGCTGCTTTGAGTGATATATCACTATAATTTCAGACTTCTTAACTAATCAGGGGTTCGGGGGGGCTATAAGTCCCACGCTCTAGCTAATCAGGTGAGCATCAAGAGGATGTCACCTAAGCAGTTTGATTGCTTGTTGGCACCAAGCAAGCCAATGTGTTTCATAACTAATGCCATTGAGGAGAGTCAAGAACCGAAACTTGGCTGGTTCTGACAGTTCCTGAGGGTTCTGAAAATACTGCTGCTCTAAAGCTTTATATGTAGATAATCTTTCCAGGTGCGCTTGCTGGTGACGCTCTAACTCTGCCAAAATTACCTCCCTAGAGACAGCGTAACCACCAAATATTTTCACCAACAAATCGTCTTTGATGGGTGTGGGTTCACATGGTTTTGCAATCCACTCTTTTAGCTGCTGTTTTCCTAATTCTGTGACTTGATAAAGCTTTTTATCGGGACGTCCTGATTGTGACACTAACTCGGAAGTCACCCAACTTTGAGCCTCAAGTTTGGATAATTCACGATAAATTTGCTGGTGAGTTGCTTGCCAAAAAAAGCCGACTGAACCGTCAAATTGCTTGGCTAAGTCATACCCACTACAAGAGCGATCAAGCAGAGAAGCCAAGATAGCGTGTGCTAGTGCCATAAAAATCTTTTATATACAATATGCAATTTTTTGAATATACTGAATTATATACAACTAGTTGCATATTCAAAGTTTTGAATACAGTATAAGGGCTTGTTGACGACAATAGCAAGGATTGTACGTCACGACACACCTTGTTGAGAAATAAATCATCTATTCAACTAAGGAGAATAATCTCATGGTATTAATTTCAGTTACGCGCTTGCACTTGAGAGCGCCTCGTTATCTACCAGCCTTTTTGTGGCACAATCTCTTAACTATTTGGCAAATTCTCAATACACCTGGATTTTTGAGCGGCAAGCTGTGGAGAGACGAATACGGAGCATTTTGGACGCTAACTGCTTGGAAAGATGAGTTGGCTATGCGCAATTACCGCAACTCTGGTTCGCACCGCCAAGCTATGCGACACTTGCCACATTGGTGTGATGAAGCCGCAGTTGTTCACTGGCAACAAGAAGATAGCAACTTACCTGATGTGAGTAAGGCTAGCCATCATATGGTATTGGAAGGTCATTTTACAAAGGTGCTTCATCCATCAGTTGCTCATGTGAGTCGAGAAATTCCACATCCAATATCAGCAAAAGCGATCGCGCTGCATCCTCTGAAAACTGTGTCCGCTTGAAGACTTATCATTAAGGCTGACGCGGGGACACGGAGACACAAAGACGCGGAGAAATTTTAATCGTAATTGATTAGCCGGACTTGATTATGACAAAAAAGGTGACTGATAATAATTAATCAAGGCACAGCCAAGCTGTGCCTCTAGCTTCCATCTTCATGACAGAATTTAAGTTAGTAGAAGTCCTAGTTATGGTAAAGCTGCTGCTGGACTTAAATCCAAGAGATTGAGCAAACGCTCGATATCAAAATGTTCAGCCATTAAACTGCGAATGCAGTGGACTTTAATTGGTTCGTGAACACGCACTTGCCCAAAAGTCTTATCAACAATTTCCACAGTAGTTAGTGTATCCAAATCTACTGATAGAATAGGTATTTCTAACTCTTCAGCCCGATTGAGAATAAAAGAGGGTGGTGGTAGTTGTCCAGTTAAAATCAGACATTGAGTCGAAGTTTCTAAAGCTGCTTGCTGAATTTCCACGCGATCGCCTCCCGTCACTACTGCCATATTTCGGCGCTTACGGAAATATTTGACGGCGGCGTTGACATTCATTGCCCCAATGGCTAGACTTTCTACCATCAAATCCAGGCGATCGCTGCGGCAAAGAACTTCTGCATTGAGTTGATATACCAGTTCACGTACACTAACGCTGCGTAGCAAGTCATTTCTAGGTAAGATTCCCAACACAGGAATTCCTTGCTGTTCTAAAAAGGGGCGGATAGTTGTATCAAAGATTTGTGTTTGTTCAGTCGGAACATCATTGAGTACAAAACCGATTAAGCGTTTTCCCAAACGCTGCTTGGCTGATAATACAGCCTCGATTGAAAGCAGCGATTGATAGCGCGTTACTAACAATACGGCTGCATCGATGACTTCTGCTACTTGTGGCAAAGACAAGTTATACAAACTGCCTTCTTCTAAGTTACCTGGCCCTTCCAGCAAAACCAGATTACCGACTGACATTTGTAGATATTTTTGTGCTAGAGCCTGGCGATAATCGGTTGTATCTTCTCCGCACAAGCGTTTTTGCATTGTAACTTCGTTTAACGCCAGCAGAGTGGGCGCAATACGGTTTTCTGGCAGATTGAGACTAGCTGCAATAAACTGGACATCTTCCTCAACAGCACTTCCAGAAGATTCACTCAAGCACGTACCTAGTGGCTTGCCGTAAGTAATATCCAGTCCTTTTTGCTGTAGTAAATGAGACAAGCCTAGAACCGTCGCAGATTTACCACTATAAGCCTCCGTCGAGCCAATTAATAAATATTTAGGGGATTTTGGCACACATACACTCCTAATTTCAAAAGTTGGTACAACCTTTGCTTAGTGTTTATTAATTTTAGGGCGAACGAAGGCGATTGGGTTGCAGCTAAAGACGCAAAAGGAAGTTATTACCTTATTTGCAAGAAGAATTTTTGACTAAAAATCAACTAGCTTCTCAATTAGGGTGTGCCAAAGTCCAGTATTTTTGAGGTATTTTACCAATAGTTCCAAAATTATTCGTCGATTTTCAGTAACTTACGGTAAAAAGTCTGAGAAAAATCAGTGACACGATAACGCTTGTAATTTTCCATTAACTCAATTAAATAATTTATAAACTCGAAACTTGCCATCATCACCTCATAATTTAGCTCCGCATTGCCATCAAACTGAACGCGGCAACGAGTTAAGTCTGATGGCAGTGCAGCAACATTCCAAGTCGCAACAAAAGGGATATTTTCACTGCCTTCTATCTTGCGCTGCCCTTCCAAGACACTTTTTTGATAGAGACTAATCGCATAGGGCAAGAAATTCCTCTTACTGGCTTGAGTGTATGGCATATAGACATTGGCTTGCTGCTGAGTGACAGGCTGGAGTTGCTCGATAGACATAACTTAAATACTCTTCAACTGGGTTGATCTAAATCCCATTCGGCACATGGGGTGTAAAGATGTAGGGTAGCAAGAATTTACCTACACCCTTTGTAAAAATTAGGTATATAAGTGACCTTTGATAGTATTCCCAAAAAAGTGCCTTGATACACATCTGCCTATAGAAGAGGTTGGGAGGATGGGGGAGATAGGGAGATAGGGAGATGAGGGAGACAAGGGGACAGGGGGACAAGAAAGCACGTAGGAGCAACAAAGGAGTAATAAAAATTTCCCCCAGCCCCGTTCCCTTTTGATAATGACTAACCAGATTACAAATAACTAAATAATTGTTGACTCTTTTGTAACTCCGTTTAAAGATGTGTTAAGGAAAACTTTAGTGGTTTAACACTATGGCTCCACTGGTTGCAAACTACTACTTGACATATCGTTGTAATGCTCGCTGTCACTTTTGTAACATTTGGGCATTAGAACCAGGAACAGAAGCTGATTTTGAGACAATCAAGCATAACTTGCAAGATTTACGTCGCTTGGGAGTTAAATATGTAGACTTTACAGGTGGCGAACCGCTGCTGCGGCATGATGTAGGACAAATTTATACTGAAGCCAAGCAGCAGGGTTTTTATACCAGCATGACGACAAATACAATTTTGTATCCGCAGAAAGCTAAAGAAATTCAGGGCTTGGTTGACTTTTTGAATTTCTCTCTGGATGGAGCGGATGCTGACACTCACGATCGCTCGCGGGGAGTGAAAATTTTTGACACTTTGGTCGAATCCGTAAAAATCGCCAAGTCTTTGGGAGAATATCCTGTACTCAACCATACCGTCACTGCCCAGAACTACGATCGCATTGAGGAAGTAGCAGAACTGGGTAAAAATTTAGGTGTGCGCGTTTGGCTCAATCCTGCCTTCACTGCCCATGAAAACTACAACTCTGGTAAAAATCCCACCCCGGAAATGGTGGCGGCAATAGAAGCTACCGCGAAGAAATACAAGAATGTCGGGTACAATAGGGCTGCACTGGCTTTTATTGAAGCTGGCGGCAATGATACCCAAAATCCCCGTTGTAAAGCGGTAGATGCGGTCATTGCTATTTCTCCTAACGACGAACTGCTACTGCCTTGTTACCACTTT from Chlorogloeopsis sp. ULAP01 includes:
- the ebsA gene encoding type IV pilus biogenesis protein EbsA; protein product: MSIEQLQPVTQQQANVYMPYTQASKRNFLPYAISLYQKSVLEGQRKIEGSENIPFVATWNVAALPSDLTRCRVQFDGNAELNYEVMMASFEFINYLIELMENYKRYRVTDFSQTFYRKLLKIDE
- a CDS encoding MAPEG family protein — encoded protein: MLMYLLQIPISAIFLYSIAAAAVLIYLPFLVVVYARVMIGYDIAAPRTMFDKLPPYAQRATWAHQNSFEAFMLFAAAALSAYATGVNSLLAVGAALAFVLARLLYSIFYILNQPILRSAMFGVGSFGIATLFVLSIIKATN
- a CDS encoding radical SAM protein, which codes for MAPLVANYYLTYRCNARCHFCNIWALEPGTEADFETIKHNLQDLRRLGVKYVDFTGGEPLLRHDVGQIYTEAKQQGFYTSMTTNTILYPQKAKEIQGLVDFLNFSLDGADADTHDRSRGVKIFDTLVESVKIAKSLGEYPVLNHTVTAQNYDRIEEVAELGKNLGVRVWLNPAFTAHENYNSGKNPTPEMVAAIEATAKKYKNVGYNRAALAFIEAGGNDTQNPRCKAVDAVIAISPNDELLLPCYHFAQTGIPIQGRLYELYRESEEVENYRRSQGKLKVCEGCTVWCYLIPSFFMGVDKYWWLNQVTYASEFLARKRFLQRA
- the psaM gene encoding photosystem I reaction center subunit XII, yielding MSISDTQVYIALVVAIIPGFLAWRLATELYK
- a CDS encoding DNA-processing protein DprA, coding for MSQSIDLINVDTLVQELATIQQTGSKRIALLGSRHVPITHQNLIEMMSYALVLSGNRIITSGATGTNSAAIKGAMRADANLLTVILPQSLERQPNESRQQLEQVMHLVENPANDHLSLAEASYLCNKEIISRCQQLICFAFHDSRTLLQTCKDAEEQRKVVTLFYFD
- a CDS encoding tetratricopeptide repeat protein, with amino-acid sequence MNSQSFLKSSKQRNYPYINVINNTSKYETEANSNDNSAFDDSYLRFCALTSAQQGDYTEAIALLSQLINRHPHNAIDYNNRGLIYFQCGQRQKAFCDYNKALQLNPKLVSAYNNRANYYAARGELIAAIADYERALDLNPSYVRAWLNQGITWRDLGKFEKAVDNFEMALLFEQLEGHIFAERGRTYHLWGDWNCAITDYRRALNLLPLSCTTRNDPGWRLRLQVESWLKELTSISHFK
- a CDS encoding phosphotransacetylase family protein; protein product: MPKSPKYLLIGSTEAYSGKSATVLGLSHLLQQKGLDITYGKPLGTCLSESSGSAVEEDVQFIAASLNLPENRIAPTLLALNEVTMQKRLCGEDTTDYRQALAQKYLQMSVGNLVLLEGPGNLEEGSLYNLSLPQVAEVIDAAVLLVTRYQSLLSIEAVLSAKQRLGKRLIGFVLNDVPTEQTQIFDTTIRPFLEQQGIPVLGILPRNDLLRSVSVRELVYQLNAEVLCRSDRLDLMVESLAIGAMNVNAAVKYFRKRRNMAVVTGGDRVEIQQAALETSTQCLILTGQLPPPSFILNRAEELEIPILSVDLDTLTTVEIVDKTFGQVRVHEPIKVHCIRSLMAEHFDIERLLNLLDLSPAAALP
- a CDS encoding YajQ family cyclic di-GMP-binding protein, producing the protein MASTYSFDIVSDFDRQELVNAVDQTARDIKSRYDLKDTQTTIELGEENIIVNTDSEFTLESVHNILREKAAKRNLSQKIFDFGKVESASGNRVRQEINLKKGISQEIAKQISKLIRDEFKKVQASIQGDAVRVSAKNKDDLQSVIQRLKQEDYPVALQFTNYR
- a CDS encoding antibiotic biosynthesis monooxygenase — encoded protein: MVLISVTRLHLRAPRYLPAFLWHNLLTIWQILNTPGFLSGKLWRDEYGAFWTLTAWKDELAMRNYRNSGSHRQAMRHLPHWCDEAAVVHWQQEDSNLPDVSKASHHMVLEGHFTKVLHPSVAHVSREIPHPISAKAIALHPLKTVSA
- a CDS encoding glutathione S-transferase family protein; its protein translation is MLKLYGGARSRASVVQWYLEELGIPYEFVMLDMQAGEHRKPEYLVVNPMGKVPAIVDGDFQIWESGAILLYLDEKYGKDKHSLEERAKIAQWVLFANSTLSTGVFMEATREQELPRLMTPLNEILQRQQFLLGGTFTVADVAVGSVLAYITMLLKLNLSTYPALFTYCKRLSERPAFQKSIGARN
- a CDS encoding PadR family transcriptional regulator — encoded protein: MALAHAILASLLDRSCSGYDLAKQFDGSVGFFWQATHQQIYRELSKLEAQSWVTSELVSQSGRPDKKLYQVTELGKQQLKEWIAKPCEPTPIKDDLLVKIFGGYAVSREVILAELERHQQAHLERLSTYKALEQQYFQNPQELSEPAKFRFLTLLNGISYETHWLAWCQQAIKLLR